From one Mytilus edulis chromosome 1, xbMytEdul2.2, whole genome shotgun sequence genomic stretch:
- the LOC139510716 gene encoding uncharacterized protein, translating into MTTLFSKVKGLDLGKMQEMDPQIVDPRRNTTVLNGQTANQKYRIHVWGRTENGRGEASFIELTTAVTASMIVPVFSIINVNSTFFNVTWTTMLTRKYGTVAFVDYRKEGVSDWQQSQQEISKNWIGIANLQSGTSCEVRLSVTNGVNTASSDIDIIKTKGIPSRFKN; encoded by the exons atgACGACATTATTTTCTAAAGTGAAAGGATTGGATCTTGGCAAAATGCAGGAAATGGATCCACAGATAGTTGACCCTCGTCGTAACACTACAGTTCTAAATGGTCAGACTGCTAACCAGAAATACAGGATTCATGTGTGGGGAAGAACTGAAAATGGCCGTGGTGAAGCTTCATTTATTGAGTTAACAACAGCTGTTACTGCTAGCATGA TTGTACCTGTGTTTTCTATCATCAATGTCAATTCAACATTCTTTAATGTTACCTGGACGACTATGTTAACCAGGAAATATGGAACTGTGGCTTTTGTTGATTATCGCAAAGAAg GTGTTTCTGATTGGCAACAGTCACAACAGGAAATATCTAAGAACTGGATAGGTATAGCTAATCTTCAGTCAGGGACATCTTGCGAAGTACGACTGTCTGTCACTAACGGTGTGAATACAGCTTCAAGCGACATAGATATAATCAAAACTAAAGGAATAC CATCTCGTTTTAAAAACTAA